One Brassica napus cultivar Da-Ae chromosome C2, Da-Ae, whole genome shotgun sequence DNA window includes the following coding sequences:
- the LOC111197947 gene encoding probable aminotransferase TAT2 isoform X2 → MDNGGSTITIKGILSLLMESISELEDEEGRCVKRVISLGMGDPTLYSCFRTTQVSLQAVSDSLLSNKFHGYAPTVGLPQTRRAIAEYLSRDLPYKLSQDDVFITSGCTQAIDVALAMLARPRANILLPRPGFPIYELCAKFRNLEVRYFDLLPENGWEIDLDAVESLADENTVALVVINPGNPCGNVYSYLHLMKIAETAKKLGILVIADEVYGHLAFGSKPFVPMGVFGSIVPVLTLGSLSKRWIVPGWRLGWFVTTDPSGSFKDPKIIERFKKYFDILGGPATFIQAAVPTILEQTDEPFFKKTLNSLKNSSDICYDWINEIPCIDSSHRPEGSMAMMVKLNLSLLEDISDDIDFCFKLAREESVILLPGTAVGLKNWLRITFAADASSIEEAFKRIKYFYLRHAKTQSQIIVDL, encoded by the exons ATGGATAATGGAGGATCGACAATCACAATTAAAGGGATTCTGAGTTTGCTGATGGAAAGCATCtcagagttggaagatgaagaaggaagATGCGTGAAGAGAGTTATATCACTTGGAATGGGAGACCCAACACTCTACTCGTGTTTCCGTACAACACAAGTTTCACTTCAAGCTGTTTCAGATTCTCTTCTCTCCAACAAGTTCCATGGTTATGCTCCCACCGTTGGTCTTCCTCAAACTCGAAG GGCAATCGCAGAGTATCTATCGCGTGATCTTCCATACAAACTATCTCAGGACGATGTATTCATCACATCTGGTTGCACACAAGCAATCGATGTAGCATTGGCAATGTTGGCTCGTCCCAGGGCCAATATACTTCTTCCAAGGCCCGGTTTCCCGATCTATGAACTCTGTGCTAAGTTTAGAAACCTCGAGGTTCGCTACTTCGACCTTCTTCCAGAAAACGGATGGGAGATCGATCTTGATGCTGTCGAGTCTCTTGCAGACGAAAACACAGTTGCTTTGGTTGTTATAAACCCTGGTAATCCTTGCGGGAATGTCTATAGTTACCTGCATTTGATGAAG atTGCGGAAACGGCGAAAAAACTAGGGATTCTTGTGATTGCTGATGAAGTTTATGGTCATCTTGCTTTTGGGAGCAAACCATTTGTGCCAATGGGTGTGTTTGGATCTATCGTTCCGGTTCTTACTCTTGGATCTTTATCAAAGAGATGGATAGTTCCTGGTTGGCGGCTCGGCTGGTTCGTGACCACTGACCCTTCTGGCTCGTTTAAAGACCCAAAG ATCATCGAGCGGTTCAAGAAATACTTTGATATTCTTGGTGGACCAGCCACATTTAtccag GCTGCAGTTCCCACGATTCTTGAACAGACGGACGAACCATTCTTCAAGAAAACGTTGAACTCGTTGAAGAACTCTTCGGATATTTGCTATGACTGGATCAACGAGATTCCTTGCATTGATTCCTCGCATCGACCAGAAGGATCCATGGCAATGATg GTTAAGCTGAATCTCTCGTTACTAGAAGATATAAGCGACGATATCGACTTCTGTTTCAAGCTAGCTAGAGAAGAATCAGTCATCCTTCTTCCTG GGACTGCGGTGGGGCTTAAGAACTGGCTGAGGATAACGTTTGCGGCTGATGCTTCTTCGATTGAAGAAGCTTTTAAAAggatcaaatatttttatctcAGACATGCCAAGACTCAATCTCAAATCATAGTTGATTTGTGA
- the LOC111197947 gene encoding probable aminotransferase TAT2 isoform X1 has product MDNGGSTITIKGILSLLMESISELEDEEGRCVKRVISLGMGDPTLYSCFRTTQVSLQAVSDSLLSNKFHGYAPTVGLPQTRSRAIAEYLSRDLPYKLSQDDVFITSGCTQAIDVALAMLARPRANILLPRPGFPIYELCAKFRNLEVRYFDLLPENGWEIDLDAVESLADENTVALVVINPGNPCGNVYSYLHLMKIAETAKKLGILVIADEVYGHLAFGSKPFVPMGVFGSIVPVLTLGSLSKRWIVPGWRLGWFVTTDPSGSFKDPKIIERFKKYFDILGGPATFIQAAVPTILEQTDEPFFKKTLNSLKNSSDICYDWINEIPCIDSSHRPEGSMAMMVKLNLSLLEDISDDIDFCFKLAREESVILLPGTAVGLKNWLRITFAADASSIEEAFKRIKYFYLRHAKTQSQIIVDL; this is encoded by the exons ATGGATAATGGAGGATCGACAATCACAATTAAAGGGATTCTGAGTTTGCTGATGGAAAGCATCtcagagttggaagatgaagaaggaagATGCGTGAAGAGAGTTATATCACTTGGAATGGGAGACCCAACACTCTACTCGTGTTTCCGTACAACACAAGTTTCACTTCAAGCTGTTTCAGATTCTCTTCTCTCCAACAAGTTCCATGGTTATGCTCCCACCGTTGGTCTTCCTCAAACTCGAAG CAGGGCAATCGCAGAGTATCTATCGCGTGATCTTCCATACAAACTATCTCAGGACGATGTATTCATCACATCTGGTTGCACACAAGCAATCGATGTAGCATTGGCAATGTTGGCTCGTCCCAGGGCCAATATACTTCTTCCAAGGCCCGGTTTCCCGATCTATGAACTCTGTGCTAAGTTTAGAAACCTCGAGGTTCGCTACTTCGACCTTCTTCCAGAAAACGGATGGGAGATCGATCTTGATGCTGTCGAGTCTCTTGCAGACGAAAACACAGTTGCTTTGGTTGTTATAAACCCTGGTAATCCTTGCGGGAATGTCTATAGTTACCTGCATTTGATGAAG atTGCGGAAACGGCGAAAAAACTAGGGATTCTTGTGATTGCTGATGAAGTTTATGGTCATCTTGCTTTTGGGAGCAAACCATTTGTGCCAATGGGTGTGTTTGGATCTATCGTTCCGGTTCTTACTCTTGGATCTTTATCAAAGAGATGGATAGTTCCTGGTTGGCGGCTCGGCTGGTTCGTGACCACTGACCCTTCTGGCTCGTTTAAAGACCCAAAG ATCATCGAGCGGTTCAAGAAATACTTTGATATTCTTGGTGGACCAGCCACATTTAtccag GCTGCAGTTCCCACGATTCTTGAACAGACGGACGAACCATTCTTCAAGAAAACGTTGAACTCGTTGAAGAACTCTTCGGATATTTGCTATGACTGGATCAACGAGATTCCTTGCATTGATTCCTCGCATCGACCAGAAGGATCCATGGCAATGATg GTTAAGCTGAATCTCTCGTTACTAGAAGATATAAGCGACGATATCGACTTCTGTTTCAAGCTAGCTAGAGAAGAATCAGTCATCCTTCTTCCTG GGACTGCGGTGGGGCTTAAGAACTGGCTGAGGATAACGTTTGCGGCTGATGCTTCTTCGATTGAAGAAGCTTTTAAAAggatcaaatatttttatctcAGACATGCCAAGACTCAATCTCAAATCATAGTTGATTTGTGA